In a single window of the Mauremys reevesii isolate NIE-2019 linkage group 3, ASM1616193v1, whole genome shotgun sequence genome:
- the EZR gene encoding ezrin, with protein sequence MPKPLNVRVTTMDAELEFAIQPNTTGKQLFDQVVKTIGLREVWYFGLQYMDNKGFPTWLKLDKKVSAQEVKKENPLQFKFRAKFFPEDVSEELIQDITQKLFFLQVKEGILSDEIYCPPETAVLLGSYAVQAKFGDYSKESHKSGYLSSERLIPQRVMDQHKLSREQWEERIQVWHAEHGGMLKENAMLEYLKIAQDLEMYGINYFEIKNKKGTDLWLGVDALGLNIYEKDDKLTPKIGFPWSEIRNISFNDKKFVIKPIDKKAPDFVFYAPRLRINKRILQLCMGNHELYMRRRKPDTIEVQQMKAQAREEKHQKQLERQQLESEKKKRETIEKEKEQMLREKEELMLRLQEYEIKTKKAEKELSDQIQKARQLEEERRRAEKEAERLEAERLAALQAKEELEKQTVDQMKSQEQLATELAEYTAKIALLEEARKRKENEVEEWQHRAKEAQDDLVKTKEELHLVMTAPPPPPAPVYEPVNYHVHDNLHEEGTEYSGYSAEFSSEGILDDRNEEERTTEAEKNQRVQRQLMTLTDELAQARDENKRTHNDMIHTENMRQGRDKYKTLRQIRQGNTKQRIDEFEAM encoded by the exons GTGGTTAAGACAATAGGCTTGCGTGAAGTATGGTACTTTGGTCTTCAGTATATGGACAACAAAGGATTTCCGACTTGGCTGAAACTTGATAAAAAG GTCTCAGCTCAGGAAGTCAAAAAGGAAAATCCCCTCCAGTTCAAATTCCGTGCCAAGTTCTTCCCTGAAGATGTGTCTGAGGAGCTGATCCAGGACATCACCCAGAAGCTGTTCTTCCTGCAAGTGAAGGAAGGGATCCTCAGCGATGAGATCTACTGCCCACCTGAAACAGCAGTTCTTCTTGGCTCGTATGCTGTGCAAGCCAAATTTGGAGACTACAGTAAAGAATCACACAAGTCTGGGTACCTCAGTTCAGAACGCCTGATCCCTCAACG AGTAATGGACCAGCACAAACTTTCCAGAGAGCAGTGGGAAGAACGGATTCAGGTCTGGCATGCTGAACATGGTGGAATGCTCAA AGAGAATGCAATGCTGGAATATCTAAAGATTGCCCAAGACTTGGAGATGTATGGAATCAACTACTTTGAAATCAAGAATAAGAAAGGAACTGACTTGTGGCTGGGAGTAGATGCACTGGGCCTGAATATTTATGAAAAGGATGATAA ATTGACCCCAAAGATTGGCTTCCCCTGGAGTGAAATCAGAAACATCTCTTTCAATGACAAAAAGTTCGTTATAAAACCTATTGACAAGAAGGCACCT GACTTTGTGTTTTATGCACCTCGTCTAAGAATTAACAAGAGGATCCTGCAGCTGTGCATGGGTAACCATGAGCTGTACATGCGCCGCAGGAAGCCTGACACCATTGAGGTCCAACAGATGAAAGCCCAGGCCCGTGAGGAGAAACACCAGAAACAGTTGGAAAG GCAACAGTTAGAAAGtgaaaagaagaagagagagaccATTGAAAAAGAGAAGGAGCAGATGTTGAGGGAGAAAGAGGAGCTGATGCTGAGACTGCAAGAGTACGAAATAAAGACCAAGAAGGCTGAGAAAG AGCTCTCAGATCAGATCCAAAAAGCCAGGCAGCTTGAGGAGGAGAGGAGGCGAGCAGAGAAGGAAGCTGAACGTCTGGAGGCCGAGCGCTTGGCTGCTCTCCAAGCCAAGGAAGAGCTGGAGAAGCAAACTGTTGACCAGATGAAGAGCCAGGAACAGCTG GCTACAGAGCTCGCAGAATATACAGCCAAGATTGCTCTTCTGGAAGAAGCAAGGAAGCGTAAAGAGAATGAGGTTGAAGAATGGCAACACAGG GCCAAGGAAGCCCAAGATGACCTAGTGAAGACAAAAGAAGAGCTGCATTTGGTAATGACTGCCCCACCTCCACCGCCAGCCCCTGTCTATGAGCCAGTGAATTACCATGTCCATGATAACTTGCATGAGGAAGGAACAGAATATTCAGGCTACAGTGCCGAGTTCTCAAGTGAAGGCATCTTGGATGATCGCAATGAAGAGGAACGCACTACTGAAGCAGAGAAGAATCAGCGTGTTCAGAGGCAGTTGATG ACCCTGACAGAtgagctggcccaggccagggaTGAAAACAAGAGAACCCACAACGACATGATCCACACAGAGAACATGCGACAGGGACGTGACAAGTACAAGACGCTGAGGCAGATCCGACAGGGCAACACCAAGCAGAGAATCGATGAGTTTGAGGCCATGTAA